Proteins encoded within one genomic window of Halodesulfurarchaeum formicicum:
- a CDS encoding Lrp/AsnC family transcriptional regulator — protein MVHAYVMVRTEAGTPQKVRDAVADLDAVSAAHVVAGDYDLIVEVDAPEVTDVLDVATDQIQGQAGVLETKTYVGMSE, from the coding sequence ATGGTACACGCCTACGTCATGGTCAGGACCGAAGCGGGCACTCCACAGAAGGTCCGGGACGCGGTCGCGGATCTGGATGCAGTCAGTGCCGCTCACGTCGTCGCCGGCGACTACGACCTCATCGTCGAGGTCGACGCCCCCGAAGTCACGGACGTACTGGACGTGGCGACCGATCAGATTCAGGGCCAGGCGGGAGTGCTGGAGACCAAGACCTACGTCGGGATGAGCGAATAG
- the cofH gene encoding 7,8-didemethyl-8-hydroxy-5-deazariboflavin synthase subunit CofH — MADGPTLPTGVPREQFEFEVRPNTDQSFENALARARAGDRLTVADAIELLTTGSDRRGIDPERLEAVVTAADHRREDVVGDSVTFVANLNNNVTTACDTGCLFCNYRDSAHTFETGYDGENRGYTRSPAQSRSLVLEAVRRGISEVTTVSGLHPALALDDEHREILAAESSHSYRPPAAYRTDPGTYTGQLRAVSVDGLHVHSMTPEEADHARRGTDWDFETVYRRLGEAGLDSVPGTAAEILIEEVREVICPGKIDTQGWLDAMAGAAAAGLPMTATMLYGHVENEAHRARHLARIRELQDRTGAITEFVPLSFVHHDTPLARRGLVSGGATRAEDRLVVAVSRLFLDNIEHVQASWVKHGDDLAKTLLAGGADDLSGTLLAESITSRAGGDHGEFRSVAALVDLIDDLDRVPVERSTDYERRHRIDPKRERPGPVLGPLADGTPLLAPGETVPEP, encoded by the coding sequence ATGGCAGACGGGCCCACGCTGCCGACCGGTGTCCCCCGCGAGCAGTTCGAATTCGAGGTCCGCCCGAACACCGACCAGTCCTTCGAGAACGCCCTGGCCCGGGCCCGGGCCGGGGACCGGCTCACCGTCGCCGATGCGATCGAGTTGCTCACTACCGGCTCGGATCGGCGGGGCATCGACCCCGAACGCCTGGAGGCGGTTGTCACCGCCGCCGATCACCGCCGCGAGGACGTCGTCGGTGACTCGGTCACCTTCGTCGCGAACCTCAACAACAACGTCACAACCGCCTGTGACACGGGCTGTCTGTTCTGCAACTATCGGGACAGCGCTCACACCTTCGAGACCGGCTACGACGGCGAGAATCGTGGCTACACCCGCTCGCCGGCCCAATCCCGGTCGCTCGTGCTGGAGGCCGTTCGACGCGGGATCTCGGAAGTCACCACCGTAAGCGGGCTCCATCCCGCCCTCGCGCTCGACGACGAGCATCGGGAGATCCTGGCGGCCGAATCCAGCCACTCCTACCGGCCGCCCGCGGCCTACCGCACCGATCCGGGAACCTACACCGGGCAGCTCCGGGCCGTGTCCGTCGACGGGCTTCACGTCCACTCGATGACGCCCGAAGAGGCCGATCACGCCCGTCGCGGGACCGACTGGGACTTCGAGACGGTCTACCGCCGGCTCGGCGAAGCGGGCCTCGATTCGGTTCCCGGCACCGCCGCCGAGATCCTAATCGAGGAAGTCCGGGAGGTCATCTGCCCCGGGAAGATCGACACCCAGGGCTGGCTCGACGCGATGGCAGGAGCGGCCGCCGCGGGCCTCCCGATGACCGCGACGATGCTGTACGGGCACGTCGAAAACGAGGCCCATCGGGCCAGGCATCTCGCCCGTATCCGGGAGTTACAGGACCGGACGGGAGCCATCACCGAGTTCGTCCCACTCTCCTTTGTCCATCACGACACCCCACTCGCGAGGCGGGGCCTGGTTTCGGGCGGTGCCACGAGAGCCGAAGACCGCCTCGTCGTGGCCGTTTCCCGGCTCTTCCTGGACAACATCGAGCACGTCCAGGCCTCCTGGGTGAAACACGGCGACGACCTGGCGAAGACACTCCTTGCTGGTGGGGCCGACGACCTCTCGGGCACGCTCCTCGCGGAGTCGATCACCAGCCGCGCCGGCGGGGACCACGGCGAGTTCCGCTCGGTCGCGGCCCTGGTCGACCTGATCGACGATCTCGATCGCGTGCCGGTCGAGCGCTCGACTGACTACGAGCGCCGTCACCGGATCGACCCGAAGCGAGAGCGGCCAGGCCCGGTATTGGGACCGCTCGCGGACGGAACACCGCTTCTGGCCCCGGGGGAGACGGTTCCCGAGCCCTAA
- a CDS encoding tubulin/FtsZ family protein: MKLAMIGIGQAGGKILDKFLEYDERTDSGIVRSAIAVNTAKADLMGLEKVPEDNRVLIGQSRVKGHGVGADNELGAEIAEEDIDEIQGAIDNIPVHEVDAFLIIAALGGGTGSGGAPVLAKHLKRIYTEPVYGIGVLPGKDEGGIYTLNAARSFQTFVSEVDNLLVFDNDAWRKSGESIQGGYDEINEEIVTRFGILFGAGEVTGSGDVGESVVDSSEIINTLAGGGVSTIGYASETVENSGSSGGFLSKITGSGGSETEDSANTTNRITSLVRKAALGRLTLPCEIEGTERALLVVAGPSSYLNRKGIERGRKWLEEQTGSMEVRGGDYPVGDSSQVAAVTLLSGVTNVPRIKELQGKAVEAQENMDDIRQESEAALQDLVEDEDDELEPLF, translated from the coding sequence ATGAAACTCGCAATGATCGGGATCGGCCAGGCGGGGGGCAAGATACTCGACAAGTTCCTCGAGTACGACGAGCGAACTGACTCGGGGATCGTCCGGTCCGCCATCGCGGTCAACACCGCGAAGGCCGACCTCATGGGGCTGGAGAAGGTCCCGGAGGACAACCGGGTACTGATCGGGCAGTCCCGGGTGAAGGGACACGGGGTCGGAGCGGACAACGAACTCGGCGCGGAGATCGCCGAGGAGGACATCGACGAGATCCAGGGCGCGATCGACAACATTCCGGTCCACGAGGTCGACGCGTTTCTCATCATCGCCGCGCTGGGCGGCGGAACCGGGAGTGGGGGCGCGCCGGTGCTCGCAAAGCACCTCAAGCGCATCTACACCGAACCGGTCTACGGGATCGGCGTCCTGCCGGGCAAGGACGAGGGCGGCATCTACACGCTGAACGCGGCCCGGTCCTTCCAGACGTTCGTCAGCGAGGTGGACAACCTCCTCGTGTTCGACAACGACGCCTGGCGCAAGTCCGGGGAGTCCATCCAGGGCGGGTACGACGAGATCAACGAGGAGATCGTCACCCGCTTTGGCATCCTCTTCGGGGCCGGCGAGGTCACCGGGAGCGGCGACGTGGGGGAGAGTGTCGTCGACTCCAGCGAGATCATCAACACGCTTGCTGGCGGCGGCGTCTCGACCATCGGCTATGCGTCCGAGACCGTCGAGAACTCCGGTTCGAGCGGCGGTTTCCTCTCGAAGATCACCGGGAGCGGGGGTTCGGAAACCGAGGACTCGGCGAACACGACCAACCGGATCACGAGTCTCGTCCGGAAGGCCGCACTGGGGCGGCTCACCCTGCCCTGTGAGATCGAGGGGACCGAACGGGCACTGCTGGTCGTGGCCGGCCCGTCCAGTTACCTCAACCGGAAGGGTATCGAGCGCGGCCGCAAGTGGCTCGAAGAACAGACCGGCAGCATGGAGGTCCGGGGTGGAGACTACCCCGTCGGCGACTCCTCGCAAGTCGCCGCGGTCACGCTGCTCTCCGGAGTCACGAACGTGCCACGCATCAAGGAACTCCAGGGCAAGGCCGTCGAGGCCCAGGAGAACATGGACGACATCCGGCAGGAAAGCGAAGCGGCCTTACAGGACTTGGTGGAAGACGAGGACGATGAACTCGAGCCACTATTCTAA
- a CDS encoding complex I NDUFA9 subunit family protein, producing MKVLVTGGSGFVGTHLSRELASRGHEVTALSRSPDGEELPDAVETVSGDVTEYESLVDPIEGQDVVVNLVALSPLFKPKGGDEMHRKIHLEGTRNVVRAAEAGDVSAIVQMSALGADPEGATAYIRAKGRAETVVRESDLEWTIVRPSVIFGDGSEFLQFTRTLTTPYVTALPAGGSTRFQPIWIGDLAPMLADCVESAEHRGQTYDIGGPEALSLADVARLLYEAEGKSLSVIPVPMSLTEIGMNLADPLSFVPFGRDQYRSLQFDNTTAENDISAFGLEPADLLSLAEYIEST from the coding sequence ATGAAGGTACTCGTCACGGGCGGCAGCGGCTTCGTCGGGACCCACTTGAGTCGCGAACTCGCCTCGCGAGGCCACGAGGTGACGGCGCTCTCCCGCTCACCCGACGGTGAGGAACTGCCCGATGCGGTCGAGACTGTCTCCGGGGACGTCACCGAGTATGAGTCACTCGTGGATCCGATCGAGGGGCAGGACGTGGTCGTCAACCTGGTCGCACTCTCGCCGCTTTTCAAACCGAAAGGCGGGGACGAGATGCACCGGAAGATCCACCTGGAGGGCACCCGCAACGTGGTTCGGGCCGCCGAGGCAGGTGACGTCTCCGCGATCGTCCAGATGAGCGCACTCGGGGCCGATCCCGAGGGTGCGACGGCCTACATCCGGGCCAAGGGTCGGGCCGAGACCGTCGTGCGGGAGTCGGACCTGGAATGGACGATCGTCCGCCCCTCGGTCATCTTCGGGGACGGAAGTGAGTTCCTGCAGTTCACCCGGACGCTGACGACCCCCTACGTGACCGCGCTCCCGGCCGGGGGCTCGACCCGGTTCCAGCCCATCTGGATCGGCGATCTGGCTCCGATGCTCGCGGACTGTGTCGAGTCGGCGGAACATCGCGGCCAGACATACGATATCGGGGGCCCGGAGGCGCTTTCACTGGCCGACGTGGCTCGATTGCTCTACGAGGCCGAGGGCAAGTCACTCTCCGTGATTCCGGTGCCGATGTCGCTGACCGAGATCGGGATGAACCTCGCGGACCCACTTTCCTTTGTGCCCTTCGGGCGAGATCAGTATCGCTCGTTACAGTTCGACAATACGACGGCCGAGAACGACATCTCGGCCTTCGGGCTGGAACCCGCTGATCTGCTGTCCCTCGCGGAGTACATCGAGTCGACCTGA
- the cofC gene encoding 2-phospho-L-lactate guanylyltransferase codes for MRARIPFDATTPKRRLGSVLSASERADFAIAMLRDVLQAMAPTELEPTVIATEEPEATVSAPIRVDDRPLDAVVEDAIEERTPVAVVMADLPLIEPESLARLQATAGDVVLAPGRGGGTNAMLVRTDSFSVDYHGASIRDHRRIAGERALEVGEIDSFRLGTDVDEPADLIEVLLHGGPHSVAWLREAGFRIETTAGRPTVTRVPPEST; via the coding sequence ATGCGGGCCCGCATTCCGTTCGACGCGACCACCCCCAAGCGACGGCTCGGGTCCGTACTCTCCGCCTCCGAGCGCGCGGACTTCGCGATCGCGATGTTGCGTGACGTGCTGCAGGCGATGGCGCCCACCGAACTGGAACCGACGGTGATCGCGACTGAAGAACCCGAGGCGACTGTGTCGGCCCCCATTCGAGTGGACGATCGCCCCCTCGATGCGGTGGTCGAGGACGCTATCGAGGAGCGGACCCCAGTTGCGGTCGTCATGGCCGACCTGCCACTCATCGAGCCGGAATCGCTGGCTCGCCTGCAGGCGACCGCCGGCGACGTGGTCCTGGCCCCGGGGCGCGGTGGCGGGACGAACGCGATGCTCGTCCGGACGGACTCGTTCTCGGTCGATTATCACGGCGCGTCGATTCGCGATCACCGCCGAATCGCCGGGGAGCGAGCCCTTGAGGTGGGCGAGATTGATTCCTTCCGGCTGGGGACCGACGTGGACGAACCCGCGGATCTGATCGAGGTGCTGCTCCACGGCGGCCCCCACAGTGTGGCCTGGCTTCGGGAGGCGGGGTTCCGGATCGAGACGACTGCGGGCCGCCCAACGGTGACGAGAGTCCCACCGGAGAGCACTTAA
- the tmk gene encoding dTMP kinase, with the protein MLVSLEGLDGSGKTTVWERLAERETYTFTHEPTGSWYGDAVRQSIDTDGADPLAELFLFTADHADHLSRVVKPALDRGEVVVTDRYSDSRYAYQGAAIEGLVPDPVAYVQEIHQPFTRPPDLTIYFEIDPETGVERSGATNKLEQQAFLESVEANYERLIDAEPDRFVRVNAEQPLDAVFEAVASIIERETAGQTD; encoded by the coding sequence ATGCTCGTGTCTCTGGAGGGGCTTGACGGTAGCGGCAAGACGACGGTGTGGGAACGGCTCGCCGAACGCGAGACGTATACGTTCACCCACGAGCCGACGGGGTCCTGGTACGGCGACGCCGTGCGGCAGTCGATCGACACCGACGGCGCGGACCCGCTAGCCGAACTCTTCTTATTCACCGCCGATCACGCCGATCACCTCTCGCGAGTCGTGAAACCGGCCCTCGACCGGGGCGAGGTGGTGGTCACGGACCGGTACTCGGACTCCCGGTATGCCTACCAGGGGGCCGCGATCGAGGGCCTCGTCCCCGACCCCGTCGCGTACGTCCAGGAGATTCACCAGCCGTTCACGCGGCCCCCGGATCTCACGATCTACTTCGAGATCGACCCGGAGACCGGCGTCGAGCGCAGCGGTGCGACGAACAAACTTGAACAGCAGGCGTTTCTCGAATCGGTCGAAGCGAACTACGAACGGCTCATCGACGCCGAGCCGGATCGGTTTGTCAGGGTGAACGCCGAACAGCCCCTGGACGCCGTCTTCGAGGCCGTCGCGTCGATTATCGAGCGTGAAACGGCGGGACAGACCGACTGA
- a CDS encoding Lrp/AsnC family transcriptional regulator has product MVVAYALLEADTPETDRLLEAVAGIEAVQTAHIVAGDVELIARIEAEDPMAVSEVVAKQIGRIDGVVNTETYISRGA; this is encoded by the coding sequence ATGGTCGTCGCCTACGCACTGCTCGAGGCCGACACGCCCGAGACGGATCGCCTGCTCGAAGCCGTCGCTGGGATCGAGGCCGTCCAGACCGCTCACATCGTCGCGGGGGACGTGGAGTTGATCGCCCGGATCGAGGCCGAAGATCCGATGGCCGTCTCCGAGGTCGTCGCCAAGCAGATCGGGCGCATCGACGGCGTGGTGAACACGGAGACCTACATCAGCC
- the cofG gene encoding 7,8-didemethyl-8-hydroxy-5-deazariboflavin synthase subunit CofG yields MFPAAGLDLSIDQSAVESLLAVEPTAVEPPETVTVARNVFLPLTTACRYACGYCTFYDPPGAADLLDPEAVRSKLRRGREAGCTEALFTFGDDPDERYTAIHEALSARGFESVQEYLRAGAKWALDAGLLPHGNPGEQTREELAAVADVMASMGVMLETTAEVPAHAGPRGKSPADRLRTIRAAGELSVPFTTGILVGIGEDWRDRAESLLAIRALHERYGHIQEVIVQPVTQNERWQGAEPGTDTLRRVVAMARTALPPAVAVQIPPNLASVEPLLRAGADDLGGVSPVTVDHVNPEAAWPAFRDLAATVESMGIALRERLPVRERFLPASGLENEWIGEPVGRVIYGDTPAGRHYRAIIGDTDGPRT; encoded by the coding sequence GTGTTTCCCGCGGCCGGACTCGACCTGTCGATCGACCAGTCGGCAGTCGAGTCGCTGCTGGCGGTCGAGCCCACGGCAGTCGAGCCACCCGAAACCGTGACCGTCGCTCGAAACGTCTTTCTCCCGCTGACGACGGCCTGTCGGTACGCCTGTGGCTACTGCACCTTCTACGATCCGCCGGGGGCGGCCGACCTGCTGGACCCGGAAGCGGTCCGCTCGAAACTTCGCCGCGGCCGCGAGGCGGGCTGTACGGAGGCGCTTTTCACCTTCGGCGATGATCCGGACGAGCGGTACACGGCGATCCACGAGGCCCTCTCCGCCCGCGGCTTCGAGTCCGTCCAGGAGTACCTGCGAGCCGGAGCAAAATGGGCCCTCGACGCTGGCCTGCTCCCGCATGGCAACCCGGGTGAGCAGACTCGCGAGGAACTGGCTGCGGTGGCCGACGTGATGGCCAGCATGGGCGTGATGCTCGAAACGACGGCCGAGGTACCGGCCCACGCGGGGCCGCGGGGCAAGTCCCCGGCCGATCGACTCCGGACGATTCGCGCCGCGGGCGAACTGTCGGTCCCGTTCACCACCGGCATCCTCGTGGGGATCGGCGAGGACTGGCGCGACCGGGCCGAGAGCCTGCTCGCGATTCGAGCACTCCACGAACGGTACGGACACATCCAGGAGGTGATCGTCCAGCCGGTGACTCAAAACGAGCGCTGGCAGGGCGCGGAACCGGGAACGGACACGCTCAGGCGGGTCGTCGCGATGGCTCGAACGGCGTTGCCCCCGGCGGTCGCCGTCCAGATCCCACCGAACCTCGCATCCGTCGAACCGCTCCTCCGGGCCGGCGCGGACGATCTGGGCGGAGTGTCCCCGGTGACGGTCGATCACGTGAACCCCGAAGCCGCCTGGCCCGCGTTCCGTGACCTGGCGGCGACCGTCGAGTCCATGGGCATCGCGCTTCGCGAACGGCTGCCCGTCCGCGAGCGGTTCCTTCCCGCGTCCGGACTCGAAAACGAGTGGATCGGCGAGCCAGTGGGACGAGTGATCTACGGTGATACTCCCGCTGGCCGGCACTACCGTGCCATCATCGGCGACACGGACGGCCCGCGAACTTAG
- a CDS encoding DUF4398 domain-containing protein produces the protein MNSSHYSKLAIAAVLLAVVAAGPAAAVSVSDATAPDTVEVGSTVDVTYTVEDLYTNYNEWNLEGATELESVTWTVTTYDLSDSQLDKQQYNGQEFSHTLDKEGDVAMVEVRVQGTVPEWSNWSYEPAQSITLADFTESQSGGAENDLLTSTARPYTESSQAARTALDDATAAIQDAEDAGVDVTEATDRLDNARSAFNSGNFENAQDLAGDAQASAESAQQQSQRTSTLLMIGGVVVVLAILAGVGYWYLSNRETYDKLG, from the coding sequence ATGAACTCGAGCCACTATTCTAAACTCGCGATCGCTGCGGTGCTGCTCGCGGTCGTCGCGGCCGGCCCGGCCGCGGCGGTGTCAGTGAGCGACGCCACGGCTCCCGATACCGTCGAGGTCGGCTCGACGGTCGACGTGACCTACACGGTCGAGGACCTCTATACCAACTACAACGAGTGGAACCTGGAGGGGGCGACCGAGCTCGAGTCGGTCACCTGGACGGTGACGACCTACGATCTCAGCGACAGTCAACTCGACAAACAGCAGTACAACGGCCAGGAGTTCAGTCACACCCTCGACAAGGAGGGGGACGTGGCGATGGTCGAAGTGCGAGTTCAGGGGACGGTTCCCGAGTGGTCGAACTGGTCCTACGAGCCGGCCCAGTCGATCACGCTCGCTGACTTCACCGAGAGCCAGTCCGGCGGCGCGGAGAACGATCTGCTGACCTCGACGGCGCGGCCGTATACTGAATCGAGCCAGGCCGCCCGGACGGCCCTCGACGATGCGACCGCGGCGATCCAGGACGCCGAGGACGCCGGTGTCGACGTGACCGAGGCCACTGACCGCCTCGATAACGCCCGGTCCGCGTTCAACTCCGGCAACTTCGAGAACGCGCAGGACCTCGCGGGCGACGCCCAGGCGAGTGCCGAGTCCGCCCAGCAGCAAAGCCAGCGGACGAGCACGCTGCTCATGATCGGTGGTGTCGTGGTGGTGCTCGCGATCCTCGCCGGTGTCGGCTACTGGTATCTCTCCAACCGGGAGACCTACGACAAACTCGGCTAG